In SAR324 cluster bacterium, the sequence AGGATTGGTCAATGCGGGCTTGCGTGGAGCCAATGATTGTGGGCTGAACCCAGTACGAGCTGCGACGCAGGAACTGTTGCAGGATCTCTGGAAGGAAGGCCTACCGGGGGGTACCTGTCGGGTGGCTGTAACGCATGACACGATGTTATCGCTGATCCTAGGAGCGCTGAGTGGTCGCCAAGCATTGGATGAGGAAGATTGGCCGAAAATGCTGGAAGGTGCGCTGCTGTGGGTGGAAGAAGATCGATTGTGTTGGTGCTGGCGCAGAGAGTTATACAGCCAACCACGCCAGGAGTGGTTGGGTTAATTTACAACTGGCAACCCAGAGACTTGTAGTTCAACTGTCGCCAGCTCTGGTCAGCAGGTCGATAACGTTGAATTTTGCGATTTCTGTTCTGATCGCATTCTGTGAGGTAGATGAATCCTCTTAAAGCTGCGGCTCGTACAACGCGATAGTCCTCTCCGGTAGTACGTTCTGTTTCGATTTGCCAGGACTGAGTTTGTGGATCGAAGCTCTCCATACGAACCAGACCGACTTCGGAGTACAAGCGGAAGAGTTGATTCTGAACAGTCACGCTCAGTTGGCAATTTGCTTGTTCCCATTCACATTGAGGAGACAGAGTTTGGCGTGCTACCTCACGGGCGTTAGCTAAGGAGGAACTCTCTTCTTGGATGGGGAGAGGAGCGCAGGCGAGACATCCACTTCCTAGTATCCCCAGCGTGATGTATTTTAATTTCTTCATAAAACTCCGAAAAATCTTGCAAACCAAGCTTGATTTGGGTTTTTCTGGTGACCCTGCCTAATGGGCCTCTAGCTCAATCGGTTAGAGCAGCCGACTCATAATCGGTTGGTTCCCGGTTCAAGTCCGGGGAGGCCCACTCTCACGCTACTTCCCTGCCTGAAAACATCTGTTGCGGAGCAACCGATCAGATCAATTGTTTGTATATGTCAACTAGAGAACTATTTGTACCAAAATTTTTATCGTACCACAATAAGGGTTTTAAGAAGCCTTTGCGGTACAAAAAGGAGGAGTAGTAGTAGGGAAGCTTAGTTAGTGATGGCGTCCAACGGCACACTGCTGAGGAAAGGCTTGAGGACGTCTTCGTTGAAGGTCACCCCAATACCAATGAAGTAGTCACGGAAGGACTCCTCTTCACTGATGAAGTCATCTGCTCCTGCAGTGACAAAGAGATTTGAATGGAAGCGCCAACTGGCTCCTGCCTTGAGATGGGTGCCAAATTCACCTCCGATATCCCAGACGTCCAGGTAGGTACGGTACTGCTCGTCCCGGCCAAAGAGTTGTTCCACTCCCAATCCAAAACTGTTCTCAAAGAGGCCAATCTTGAAGAGGGTGTCGTAGAAGCGTTGCACTACTTGTGCAGAGAATTGTAAATTTTGTTCAACTTCCAGTCGCTCTTCCTCAATGTAGGTAATTTGGCCATTCTCTTCACGTGTAATGTAATCCTTGGTACGGGTTCTGATTCCACGTGGATTATCGACCAACTCCAAGCGATAGAAACGGTCCTTGAGCGGTTGCAACTGGACGCTCAGGTAGCCCTTTGAAGAACTTTCTGGACCATAAGCAGCCTGATTAGAGCCGTACAATTCAGCTCGGACGCCAATGTCGAGCTTGAGGCGGTTGACATCACCAAGCAATCCGTTGATGCTGCCGATGGCTTCGTTCAACTCGTCGACAGTTTGCTCATCGTTGACCAACTTGCCGATGGTACCCTCACCTCTTTCGATCTTGCCACTGATTGACTCCACGTTATCCATCGTGCGATCCAGCTTGGCTAGGGAGCGGTCCAGATTATCTACACTACTCTTGAGAGAGCTACGGTTTTCTTCAAGAATTCCACGGAGATTGCCTGTGATCTCAGGCCCGTCTTCAGCCAGGGATTCGGTGAAACTGTTGAGATTGTCTACTACTTGTCGCAGCCCAGATCGGTTTTCAGTGGTGATGGTCTCAAGTTGAGAAGAGAACTGCTTCAGGTTAGCCAGGATGATCTTGACCTCTCCCTTGTTTTCACTAGAAATTTCAGCAAGATCACTGCTGAAGGTTTCGATCTGACGCATAATGGATTCAATTCGCTCGTTGACAGTTCCTGTCAGTTCCTCTGTATTCTGAGTAAGTCCCTCAATGTTGTCAAGAATCCGTGTCAGCCGCTGTTCACCTTGAACTCCACCAAGTGAGCGATCCAGCGCACCTGTGACACTTTTCACATCACGCAGGATGGAACCGAGGCTATCGATCATGCTGTCAATGTCACTTCCTGGAATAACCAGTTCGATCTCGTCCCCATCCTGCATGGTTCCACTCATTGAGTTACCTTGCAGGACTTCGACAAACTTGTCTCCAAGAATGCCAACAGACTTGATCGTCGCAGCGCTATCACGGTAAATCGGGTATTTGGCGTAGAGTTTGAGGATAACCCGTGCTTCGGAGCCTTCGAGTTCAATCGCATCCACGGTTCCAACCTTGATCCCTGCAACGCGCACGGCGGAGCCAGTTTGTAAGCCACCAGAGTTGCGAAAGAGTGCACCAATACGGTAGGTTTCATCCAACTCAGGATTCCAGCCGGTGACGACAATCGAAGCTGTGATGATTAGGCCAGCTGCCAGTAGGATCAGCCCGCCAACTTTGAACTCAGCGCGCATCGTTTGGTGGCAGGTAGGAGAGAGAGAAGATGGGATCAGGCGACGCCGGAATGTAGCCGATGTCCGGAACCTTCATCCGAGCGATGGCAACGATGGTGTGCATGAACTCCGTTATGACTGGGGCGTGGATCGCCTGTTGAAGACAGATCATTTAATCACCTCATGCAACATGAATTCCGATTTGCATTTGTTCGATCAGCTTTTTGAAGAATGGAAGGACCCGTCATTTCACCTAGCGCCGTCTTTGCCCAGCTTGCAGGAACTCTTCGCAGACTGGTTGGATTTCTTTCTGCGGTCCTGGGAACTCCCTATGCATGCAGCCGCGCACTGGGAGGAACTAAGAGGTCTGTATTCGTTAACTGAACAAATTTCTCTGCAGTACTGCCGTAGTGACCAACTGGAGAGGGAACTGCGTCAACTGGTTGTTTTTGATGAGAGAGAAGTCAAACGACTGACAGATGGTTTGCAGGTATTCCTGAAGATTGTCAGGAGCAGCGAGTTGCAACCGATCCACCTGTGTACTTTGGAAATGCTGGAACTCTGGTGGCAGGCGCTTCCTGAAGCGTTTGCGTGGAATCAACTGAAGCTGATGCGCAGTTGGGGCCTTGATGTCGCATGGCAAAAGGAGGCTTGGCGGGTTTAGTAGTGCTTTCAGCAAGGCAAACAGACTGTGCCAGAACACCCAAGGAAGTGGGTGAGCTTATGCCAGCAGGTAGCTCTGAAACGCGGTTGCCAAATCACCAAGGTGGAAGATCAGGTTGCACAATGGGCTGGAGTACATTTGTGTCAAGAAGGCCCTTGCCAAACAAGTCCCAACTGCGCAACGTGTCGAATTCAAGTGCACTGCCTATGGGCTCAGGAGGAAACAGCACCAAGTGATGTAGAATTAGCCTGGCAGGCCCAGGATTTCCAAGGAGTATCCACCAAAGGAAGAAGCCTCTTGCGCAGAGTAGAGAGCTGGTCTGTTCAGCAGTGACAATCACAAAGTGAGAAAGCTTTTCGGGAAACCCAGCTATTACTGGAACTATGTCGACGTCACGGTGAGGAACGTCTGCAACCAGGAGAGACGTTTCACAATAGTGGAGATCTATTCCGTCACTTTCGTCATCGGTTGAGGTTGCTTAAACAAGAGGTCTTTCTAGTAGTTTTATTGGATAACAAGCATCGCTACTTGGGTGAACAATTGATTACAAAGGGCCTACTCAATCGAAGCTTGGTTCATCCAAGAGAAGTGTTTGCACAAGCCGTTGAACAACGAGCGGCTGCGCTAGCCTGTTTGCACAACCACCCTTCCGGAGATCCACAACCATCGTCAGAAGACCACAAGGTTATGCAGCGACTCAAGGAGTCCAGTCAACTACTCGGAATTCCGCTGCTAGATCACTTGGTGATTGGCGAAGAGCGTTGTGTGAGCTTCGCAGACGAAGGCTTGCTTTAGGCATTTAAAACATCCAAGAAATTGGAAGTCATCAGTCATTTTTGATAACAGCAAATGAAGTATTCTCCGCTCCTCTCGATCATCATTCCCACCTACAAAGAAGCTGGCAACATCAGGAACTTAGTTGAGGAAATCCTGAAATACTGTGACAGGGATTCTCTAGAAATTCTAGTGGTTGATGATAACAGCCAGGATGGGATTGATGAGCAAATCCGTCTGCTTTATGAACAGGGCATCAATATCACGTTGCTGCAACGCCTGGAGAATCGAGGTTTGGCGACAGCTGTTAAATTTGGGATGGATCGGGCAAATGGAAAGTATCTGGTCTGCATGGATGCTGATCTTTCTCACCCACCAGCAGTCATACCCAAAATGATCCAGGTTCTTGAGGACCAGCGAGACGTAGAAGTAGTTGTAGGGAGTCGCTACATTGACGAAGGAGGTTTTGCTGGGCAGTGGAATCAATATCGCCAATGGAACAGTAAGATTTCGACGATGCTGGCAAATTTGGTGATCCATGATCTTGGCGTGCAAGATCCGATGTCCGGATACTTCTGCATTCGTCAGGAGGTCTACTTGCGGGCTGCCTACATCAAGCCGATTGGCTACAAAATCCTTCTGGAATTACTGGTGAAGTGTGGTTGCTCGACAGTTGATGAAGTACCGATTACGTTCCGGGAACGCGCAAAAGGTGAGTCGAAGTTGAACCTGCGTGAGCAGATGAACTATCTGAATCATCTCAGCAGATTGTTTGATTTCAGTCATCCTCAGTGGAGCGCAGCGATCAAGTATCTGATCGTCAACATATTGGGAGTCAGCCTCATGCTCTTGCTATGGCTGATTCTACCTGATCCAAAAGGTGTCATCGTACCAGTTGCTCTGAGCTACCTCGGGATCATCGCAACGAATATCTTCTTTTTTGGGAGATATGTCCATTACAACACTGATCAAATTGAAGTTGGATTTCCGTGGATCAGTTTCACACTGATTACAGCTACAGAGTATATCTTTGTCTTGGGCTTTGCCTTCTTTGTGCTGAATTCAGTGAATATGGCTAGTT encodes:
- a CDS encoding MlaD family protein, with amino-acid sequence MRAEFKVGGLILLAAGLIITASIVVTGWNPELDETYRIGALFRNSGGLQTGSAVRVAGIKVGTVDAIELEGSEARVILKLYAKYPIYRDSAATIKSVGILGDKFVEVLQGNSMSGTMQDGDEIELVIPGSDIDSMIDSLGSILRDVKSVTGALDRSLGGVQGEQRLTRILDNIEGLTQNTEELTGTVNERIESIMRQIETFSSDLAEISSENKGEVKIILANLKQFSSQLETITTENRSGLRQVVDNLNSFTESLAEDGPEITGNLRGILEENRSSLKSSVDNLDRSLAKLDRTMDNVESISGKIERGEGTIGKLVNDEQTVDELNEAIGSINGLLGDVNRLKLDIGVRAELYGSNQAAYGPESSSKGYLSVQLQPLKDRFYRLELVDNPRGIRTRTKDYITREENGQITYIEEERLEVEQNLQFSAQVVQRFYDTLFKIGLFENSFGLGVEQLFGRDEQYRTYLDVWDIGGEFGTHLKAGASWRFHSNLFVTAGADDFISEEESFRDYFIGIGVTFNEDVLKPFLSSVPLDAITN
- a CDS encoding polyprenol monophosphomannose synthase, which codes for MKYSPLLSIIIPTYKEAGNIRNLVEEILKYCDRDSLEILVVDDNSQDGIDEQIRLLYEQGINITLLQRLENRGLATAVKFGMDRANGKYLVCMDADLSHPPAVIPKMIQVLEDQRDVEVVVGSRYIDEGGFAGQWNQYRQWNSKISTMLANLVIHDLGVQDPMSGYFCIRQEVYLRAAYIKPIGYKILLELLVKCGCSTVDEVPITFRERAKGESKLNLREQMNYLNHLSRLFDFSHPQWSAAIKYLIVNILGVSLMLLLWLILPDPKGVIVPVALSYLGIIATNIFFFGRYVHYNTDQIEVGFPWISFTLITATEYIFVLGFAFFVLNSVNMASLLGLGALGTLFRFMLRKLVGHDSRGPGTVHNYKNSFNHSSEEVSCLGCGNQHFSYPYIKKFRWLLQCKSCGFMFVNPQP